The following proteins come from a genomic window of Kitasatospora sp. NBC_01246:
- a CDS encoding MarR family winged helix-turn-helix transcriptional regulator encodes MSRTGQAARRRLATQADRRGLRLWHVMVLCALEEEGSHSKGELAARLEIGSSDVIKVVDDLVVAGYVTCTRSSADRRRVHVDLTAPGRSAAAGINADLAAADDEVLAPLSGEERLRLFDMLNRLNGHLGQAEAGPDRPAPRPDPRPVRGHGR; translated from the coding sequence ATGTCCCGCACCGGCCAGGCCGCCCGTCGACGCCTCGCGACCCAGGCGGACCGCCGCGGGCTCCGGCTCTGGCACGTGATGGTGCTCTGCGCACTGGAGGAGGAGGGCAGCCACTCCAAGGGCGAGCTGGCCGCCCGGCTGGAGATCGGCTCCAGTGACGTGATCAAGGTGGTCGACGACCTGGTCGTCGCCGGGTACGTCACGTGCACCCGCTCCTCGGCCGACCGCCGGCGGGTGCACGTCGACCTCACCGCGCCGGGCCGGTCGGCGGCGGCCGGGATCAACGCGGACCTGGCCGCCGCCGACGACGAAGTCCTCGCCCCGCTGTCCGGCGAGGAGCGCCTCCGGCTGTTCGACATGCTGAACCGGCTGAACGGCCACCTGGGGCAGGCCGAGGCCGGGCCCGACCGGCCCGCGCCCCGGCCCGACCCTCGGCCGGTCCGCGGGCACGGCCGGTGA